Proteins from one Psilocybe cubensis strain MGC-MH-2018 chromosome 11, whole genome shotgun sequence genomic window:
- a CDS encoding putative protein lysine methyltransferase SET6, with amino-acid sequence MAASLYDILPTSYGGRSAFARQDIPKGTSVLSCSGPYASVIFWKFRREVCAMCFAYAFESGKSKWSIKLGEDSKGAGGVWFCSEKCRDACLREYELFEGQGIGWWTQINAAFERLVNQMAKPSKPKTSTKIAPAARLAFLEDISAADVTQEFVDKAWMLAEDVSLEESKLGWVEVLTEFEMDTARFVLDGIVRKVAEDVNPAFPALDRVSSGRDGYCLGAGRWVDMLELQDNELSLVISKPYILTSRIRIYRFLRHLATSLSSQRKSTSGSSTPRGGANSTPPLLPFASITDKLRDCLSTSAEARAIMARDHGNVFGIWDMTTEDEGSEMLGWGAYVFGSYFNHGESFLDFGVSRIVNRLFSTDCAPNLKKFRNGRAIQFYSLRDIRAGEELCISYVDETNPSVLERARMLGADWFFDCRCARCVQELEALAIAG; translated from the coding sequence ATGGCGGCTTCGTTATATGACATCCTACCCACATCGTACGGCGGACGAAGTGCTTTTGCGCGGCAGGACATACCAAAGGGGACGTCGGTGTTGTCGTGCTCGGGCCCCTATGCGAGTGTGATCTTCTGGAAGTTTAGGCGGGAGGTGTGCGCGATGTGTTTTGCGTATGCGTTCGAGAGCGGGAAGAGCAAATGGAGCATCAAGCTTGGCGAGGACAGTAAAGGTGCGGGCGGGGTGTGGTTCTGCTCAGAAAAATGTCGCGATGCGTGTCTGCGCGAGTACGAGCTTTTCGAGGGCCAGGGCATCGGGTGGTGGACCCAAATCAACGCCGCATTTGAGCGGCTCGTCAACCAGATGGCGAAGCCCAGTAAACCGAAAACCAGCACCAAGATCGCACCTGCTGCCCGCCTAGCGTTTCTGGAGGATATCTCGGCGGCGGATGTGACGCAGGAGTTTGTCGATAAGGCGTGGATGCTCGCGGAGGATGTGTCATTGGAGGAGAGCAAACTTGGCTGGGTGGAGGTGTTGACCGAATTCGAGATGGACACGGCGCggttcgttcttgacgggatCGTCAGAAAGGTTGCGGAGGACGTTAACCCTGCATTCCCTGCATTGGACCGCGTATCCTCAGGGCGTGATGGCTACTGTTTAGGTGCTGGTCGGTGGGTGGATATGCTGGAACTGCAAGATAACGAGCTGTCACTCGTCATCTCAAAACCCTACATTCTGACCTCACGGATACGCATATACCGATTTCTGAGGCATTTAGCGACAtctctttcatcacagcgcAAATCTACTAGCGGTTCCTCGACACCTCGGGGAGGAGCTAACTCCACACCGCCCTTACTACCTTTCGCTTCGATTACAGATAAACTTCGAGACTGTTTATCGACGTCCGCAGAGGCGCGTGCAATAATGGCGCGCGATCATGGAAATGTATTCGGCATCTGGGACATGACTACAGAGGACGAGGGGAGCGAAATGCTAGGTTGGGGTGCCTATGTTTTTGGGTCATATTTCAATCATGGTGAATCATTTTTAGATTTTGGTGTGTCACGTATCGTTAATCGTCTTTTTTCAACAGATTGTGCACCTAATCTGAAGAAGTTCAGAAATGGACGAGCTATCCAGTTCTATTCACTCAGGGACATTCGTGCCGGAGAGGAGCTGTGCATCAGTTACGTCGATGAGACGAACCCTTCCGTCCTCGAGAGAGCTCGAATGTTGGGTGCAGATTGGTTCTTCGATTGCCGTTGTGCAAGATGTGTTCAGGAACTGGAAGCACTTGCGATTGCCGGTTGA
- a CDS encoding ABC-type transporter cicA yields the protein MANLWELPDSRLTATLTDAMEQNFYSRCPSEKRPRHMRDLVDSSIESEKEDTADPAKNSSQPGNSPVYDESVFKALHQTFFRRIWWSGLLLLASDTLKTTTPLVNKVLLTWLTESYVFSKLTQPERDAAVSAGFSPPKGVGYGIGLAFAIFIMQEASSLMANHYVLSQYIYTIDYPDAHLWLAAMTTGLYVRTAIIGNIFRKSLRLSGKSRTEHSVGKITTLISTDATRMDGLSYIGHQVWEAPVQLILGIGLLIGNIGYSALVGVAVFVVSLPVQTILVAIMYNQARKGIKITDQRVRLTTEVLQGIRLIKVYGWQKFYIDGIVKLRQQEIRRVGKSSIAVALLLAMFSFVPELAAVLSFITYALTKHDLNIAIIFSSLQLFNIIRIPLLLLPFAFSTVAEAAVALNRFTEFLTADELGEPYLIDPTQPLALKLDASFEWDTVPSLLDDDAKKEDDKDDPQKALAKVVEEKKKRKEEAKKKKQDAKKKKSGKTGEDELPVVDPKDQPDNASSEEKPFGLENLHIEIQKGSFVAIVGRVGSGKSSVLQAMIGEMKKTNGDVTFGGTIAYVPQSPWIRNATVRENIVFGCKDDDERFEEVIRACSLEHDLQILPHGERTEIGEKGITLSGGQKARVSLARAAYSQSDIVLLDDPLSAVDAYVGKNILEQCLLQGPLATRTRILVTHALHVLHTTDYIYVMDHGKIVEQGTYNDLVANSTVFSHLIEEYGNDLSGENRNKTSTNITQAGTGKSNKTIKDDVDDALMQAEERNTGAVSWEVWKKYLEMAVYEHFGIGNRNYWSCVLRLPVSRYYIRSLGNIVLRCLGLLSTLISGGQTSRFTVTVVALQRIYWLECIFKLRGFKSDLWNLYAETLTGLSTIRAYGEQNRSIKDAQHGLDMENRAFIMTIAMQRWLALRLEFFGNILVLGIGLFGAGLRTSVTPSKISVVMTYTLSVTQVFSEMISLFAQSEQNMNAVERVLHYTELPSERDDAEPIEPPESWPAEGIITFRDVKMAYRDNLPLVLKGISFKTTAGEKIGIVGRTGSGKSSLIQALLRLVEPQEGEIEIDGVDILRLHFNTLRTRIAFVPQDTTLFLGLRTDAELISILQRAWLLPKDGPVDPSVEAKFSLDSVVGDEGSNYSVGERQLLALCRALVKNSRIIILDEATSSVDAETDSKLQRTIQHEFASSTLLCIAHRLNTIAHYDRIIVMDDGRIAEFDTVLNLFDRADSIFRSLCEEAHLRRDDILKLRQEHFSK from the exons ATGGCAA ACCTTTGGGAGCTTCCCGATTCTCGACTTACAGCAACCCTGACTGACGCTATGGAGCAGAATTTTTACTCGCGTTGCCCCTCTGAGAAACGACCTCGGCACATGCGAGATCTAGTTGACTCTTCAATAGAATCTGAAAAGGAAGATACCGCAGACCCCGCAAAAAATTCTTCTCAGCCTGGTAATTCCCCTGTGTACGATGAATCTGTTTTCAAGGCTTTACATCAAACTTTCTTTCGGCGTATCTGGTGGTCTGGTCTCTTGCTTTTGGCATCCG ATACGTTGAAGACTACAACTCCACTGGTGAACAAAGTGCTTCTCACTTGGCTTACCGAGTCCTATGTATTTTCCAAGTTAACTCAGCCGGAACGCGACGCTGCTGTGTCTGCGGGTTTCTCTCCACCGAAAGGGGTAGGCTATGGAATTGGTCTTGCATTTGCTATCTTTATAATGCAAG AGGCCTCGAGTCTG ATGGCAAATCACTATGTTCTAAGTCAGTACATTTACACGATTGATTACCCTGATGCTCATCTCTGGTTAGCTGCCATGACCACTGGTCTATACGTTCGAACAGCG ATTATTGGAAACATATTCCGGAAATCCCTGCGTTTGTCTGGAAAGTCTCGAACGGAGCACAGCGTAGGCAAAATCACAACCTTGATATCTACCGACGCAACACGTATGGATGGTCTAAGCTACATTGGTCATCA AGTCTGGGAAGCTCCTGTTCAA CTAATTCTGGGGATTGGCCTTCTCATAGGAAAT ATTGGGTACTCTGCTCTTGTTGGGGTCGCC GTGTTTGTAGTGTCCTTACCTGTGCAAACAATCCTGGTGGCGATCATGTATAACCAAGCCAGGAAGGGTATCAAAATCACTGACCAGCGTGTCCGGTTAACAACGGAAGTTCTTCAAGGTATTCGGTTGATTAAGGTTTATGGGTGGCAAAAATTTTACATAGATGGGATCGTTAAATTGCGGCAACAAGAGATTCGAAGGGTCGGGAAATCCTC AATCGCCGTTGCGCTCCTGCTTGCTATGTTTTCATTCGTCCCCGAGCTTGCAGCCGTCTTATCATTC ATTACGTACGCTCTGACGAAACACGATTTAAACATTGCCATCATCTTTTCCTCTTTACAACTCTTCAAC ATTATTCGCATACCTCTCCTCCTACTTCCCTTCGCTTTCTCAACAGTTGCAGAGGCCGCCGTTGCGCTAAACCGCTTCACGGAATTTCTCACAGCAGACGAACTAGGAGAGCCCTATTTAATTGATCCTACGCAACCCTTAGCTCTCAAATTAGATGCCAGCTTTGAATGGGACACTGTTCCTTCCCTTTTGGACGATGACGCTAAGAAAGAGGACGACAAGGACGACCCCCAAAAGGCACTCGCAAAAGTAGtagaggagaagaaaaaacgGAAAGAggaagcaaagaagaaaaaacaggatgcaaaaaagaagaaatcggGCAAGACGGGGGAAGATGAACTTCCTGTTGTTGATCCTAAAGATCAACCAGACAACGCGTCATCAGAAGAAAAGCCCTTCGGTCTGGAAAACCTTCACATAGAAATTCAGAAGGGCTCATTCGTTGCAATCGTTGGACGTGTCGGCTCTGGAAAG AGCTCCGTTTTGCAGGCAATGATCGGCGaaatgaaaaagacaaaCGGGGACGTTACATTTGGTGGAACGATAGCGTATGTACCCCAATCACCTTGGATTAGAAATGCGACAGTTCGGGAAAACATTGTGTTTGGGTGTAaggatgacgacgaaag ATTTGAAGAAGTTATCCGTGCCTGCAGCCTTGAACACGACCTCCAAATACTACCCCATGGAGAGAGGACTGAGATCGGAGAAAAGGGAATAACTCTTAGTGGTGGTCAAAAG GCTCGAGTGTCCTTAGCTCGTGCAGCTTATTCCCAATCGGATATCGTGCTCCTTGATGATCCCCTTTCAGCAGTTGACGCCTATGTTGGAAAAAATATCCTGGAACAATGTCTTCTTCAAGGACCATTGGCCACTCGCACTCGAATTCTGGTTACTCATGCTCTTCATGTTCTGCATACGACTGATTATATCTATGTAATGGACCATGGGAAGATCGTCGAACAAGGGACTTACAAT GACCTGGTGGCTAATAGTACTGTCTTCTCGCACCTAATCGAAGAATATGGCAATGATTTGTCAGGAGAAAACCGAAACAAAACGTCGACGAATATTACTCAAGCAGGAACAGGGAAATCTAACAAAACCATTAaggatgatgttgatgatgctCTTATGCAAGCAGAGGAGCGCAACACTGGTGCTGTTAGTTGGGAAGTATGGAAAAAATACTTGGAGATGGCAG TTTATGAGCACTTCGGCATCGGTAATAGGAACTATTGGTCTTGTGTTTTACGTCTTCCCGTTTCTCGGTATTATATTCGCTCCCTTGGGAATATTGTACTACGTTGCCTCGGTCTACTATCGACGCTCATCAGTGGAGGCCAAACGTCTCGATTCACTGTTACGGTCGTTGCTTTACAGCGCATATACTGGTTGGAATGTATTTTTAAACTCAGAGGATTCAAGTCTGATCTTTGGAACTTATATGCAGAAACTCTGACCGGTTTGTCCACCATACGCGCCTACGGCGAACAG AACCGATCTATCAAAGATGCGCAACATGGATTAGATATGGAGAATAGAGCGTTCATTATGACGATTGCTATGCAAAGATGGCTGGCGTTGCGACTCGAGTTTTTCGGAAATATTCTCGTACTTGGAATTGGACTCTTTGGGGCAGGGCTACGTACTTCGGTTACGCCATCCAAGATCAGTGTGGTTATGACGTATACTTTGAGTG TCACACAAGTTTTCT CTGAGATGATATCGTTATTTGCTCAGAGCGAGCAAAACATGAACGCGGTTGAACGCGttctgcactatacagaaTTACCATCCGAAAGGGACGACGCTGAGCCCATTGAGCCTCCCGAGTCATGGCCTGCTGAAGGAATAATCACGTTCCGCGACGTGAAGATGGCATACAGGGATAATCTTCCACTAGTTCTCAAAGGTATCAGTTTCAAAACAACCGCTGGGGAGAAG ATAGGAATAGTTGGTCGGACAGGCTCTGGAAAAAGCTCACTAATCCAGGCTCTCCTTCG GCTTGTTGAACCTCAAGAAGGggagattgagattgatgGGGTCGACATTTTACGCCTACACTTCAACACCCTGCGCACGCGCATCGCGTTTGTTCCTCAAGATACTACGTTGTTTTTAG GCTTGAGAACAGACGCGGAATTAATTTCCATTCTGCAAAGGGcctggcttcttccaaaGGATGGCCCTGTAGATCCCTCTGTGGAAGCGAAGTTTAGTCTAGATTCGGTTGTGGGGGATGAAG GCTCAAACTACAGTGTCGGAGAGAGACAACTATTGGCTCTCTGTCGCGCCCTCGTCAAAAATAGCCGAATTATAATTTTG GACGAAGCCACAAGCAGCGTGGATGCCGAAACAGATTCCAAATTGCAACGGACTATCCAACACGAGTTTGCTTCTTCCACATTGTTATGCATTGCCCATAGGCTTAATACCATTG CTCACTATGACAGGATAATTGTCATGGACGACGGCAGAATTGCGGAGTTCGATACCGTACTCAACCTGTTTGATAGAGCGGATTCTATATTCCGTTCACTCTGCGAGGAGGCACATCTTCGCCGGGACGACATCCTCAAATTGAGGCAAGAGCATTTCTCTAAATGA
- a CDS encoding Arf guanine nucleotide exchange factor sbh1, protein MSDSDASPRGSAVAKPPGAQIRRRAAGSAQVSRPNSTRAAGAGGSSNTMLKLYTDDSPGLRVDPFIVLVLSLSFIGSIFFLHISAKVIRALTK, encoded by the exons ATG TCCGACTCTGACGCCTCACCCCGTGGTTCCGCCGTTGCCAAACCCCCAGGCGCTCAAATTCG ACGACGTGCGGCGGGATCCGCGCAAGTGTCGCGGCCAAACTCTACTCgcgctgctggtgctggtggatCATCGAACACCATGCTCAAACTCTATACGGACGACTCTCCAGGACTTCGAGT AGACCCTTTCATtgtactcgtcctctctctctcgttCATTGGCTCtattttcttcctccacaTCTCGGCCAAGGTCATCCGCGCGTTGACCAAATAG
- a CDS encoding Vesicle-associated membrane protein 713, whose product MADDSAGRRMPFAFLTDLQRKFISAPSSSSIDEVPAYGLQGSFGPTIASLMNTYNTDPPVDELTRAHTELNQVKDIMVQNVEQILSRGERIELLVDKTDVMAGQATAFRRGARTVRRQMWWKNKKILALCVLVGLFLFWVLLAQVCGAGLNQCGSSPSKT is encoded by the exons ATGGCAGATGACTCCGCTGGACG GAGAATGCCATTTGCTTTCCTAACTGATCTCCAACGGAAG TTCATCTCTGCaccctcatcgtcatctatAGATGAAGTCCCAGCATATGGCTTGCAAGGCAGTTTCGGTCCCACAATCGCCTCCCTGATGAACACTTACAACACCGATCCACCTGTGGATGAGCTTACGCGAGCTCATACAGAACTTAACCAAGTGAAAGACATCATGGTGCAGAACGTGGAGCAGATACTCAGTCGAGGCGAGCGGATTGAATTGCTCGTTGACAAGACGGATGTCATGGCTGGTCAAGCTACAGCCTTTCGACGAGGTGCTAGAACCGTCCGACGGCAAATGTGgtggaagaacaagaaaataCTTGCACTGTGTGTGCTTGTGGGCTTG TTCCTGTTCTGGGTTCTTTTGGCCCAGGTGTGCGGTGCAGGGCTCAATCAATGCGGTTCTTCTCCCTCGAAGACATAG